Proteins encoded within one genomic window of Polaribacter sp. NJDZ03:
- a CDS encoding DegT/DnrJ/EryC1/StrS aminotransferase family protein: MKKIQMVDLQGQYQQIKEAVNSSIEEVLNTSAYINGPLVHEFQADLEKYLGVKHVIPCANGTDALQIAMMGLGLEQGDEVITADFTFAATVEVIALLKLTPVLVDVDADTYNIDIEALKRAITPKTKAIVPVHLFGQVANMDAVMEIAKEHNLFVIEDNAQAIGADYTFKDGSKKKAGTIGNVGTTSFFPSKNLGCYGDGGAIFTNDDALAHTIRGIVNHGMYTRYYHDVVGVNSRLDSIQAGVLKAKLPLLDTYCEARRNAARFYNKALSTSEHIITPVTKSNATQSCGEICDTCDCHVFHQYTLQITNGKRDALHKHLLEIGIPNAIYYPVALHSQKAYTDTRYNESDFPVTNELIKTVISLPMHTELDKEQLEFITKTILDFVN, from the coding sequence ATGAAAAAAATTCAAATGGTTGACCTACAAGGTCAATATCAACAAATAAAAGAAGCTGTAAATTCTTCTATAGAAGAGGTTTTAAATACTTCAGCATACATAAATGGACCTTTAGTTCATGAATTTCAAGCAGATTTAGAAAAATATCTAGGTGTAAAGCACGTAATTCCTTGTGCAAACGGAACCGATGCATTGCAAATAGCAATGATGGGATTAGGTTTAGAACAAGGTGATGAAGTGATTACTGCCGATTTTACTTTTGCAGCAACTGTAGAAGTAATTGCATTGTTAAAATTGACGCCTGTTTTAGTGGATGTAGATGCAGACACGTACAACATAGATATTGAAGCTTTAAAAAGAGCAATTACTCCAAAAACAAAGGCCATTGTACCTGTTCATTTATTCGGACAAGTAGCAAATATGGATGCCGTTATGGAAATTGCAAAAGAGCACAATCTTTTTGTAATTGAAGACAATGCACAAGCAATTGGAGCAGATTACACCTTTAAAGACGGATCAAAAAAGAAAGCAGGTACTATTGGAAACGTAGGAACAACTTCTTTTTTCCCTTCTAAAAATTTAGGTTGTTATGGAGATGGTGGTGCAATTTTTACAAATGATGACGCATTAGCACATACAATTAGAGGAATTGTAAATCACGGAATGTACACACGTTATTACCATGATGTAGTGGGTGTAAATTCTCGTTTAGATTCTATACAAGCCGGAGTTTTAAAAGCAAAATTACCACTTTTAGATACTTATTGTGAAGCAAGAAGAAATGCGGCTCGTTTTTACAACAAAGCATTATCGACTTCAGAACACATTATTACACCTGTAACAAAGTCGAACGCAACACAAAGTTGTGGAGAAATTTGTGATACTTGCGATTGCCATGTTTTTCATCAATATACATTGCAAATTACAAACGGAAAAAGAGATGCATTGCACAAACATTTGTTAGAAATCGGAATTCCAAATGCGATATACTATCCAGTAGCTTTGCATTCTCAAAAAGCGTATACAGATACTCGTTACAACGAAAGTGATTTCCCAGTTACTAATGAGTTGATAAAAACAGTAATTTCTTTACCAATGCACACAGAGCTAGACAAAGAACAGTTAGAGTTTATTACAAAGACTATTTTAGATTTTGTAAACTAA
- the mraZ gene encoding division/cell wall cluster transcriptional repressor MraZ, with protein sequence MINLIGTYECKSDAKGRLMFSSAFKKQLDSVLQDGFVVKRAVFQPCLELYPMKEWNLMMEKINKLNRFNKKNNDFIRRFTAGVKMVELDASGRILIPKDLFEFAGIKKQVVMSSSVNIIEIWDKEKYEKAIDDAADDFADLAEEVMGNTELDELS encoded by the coding sequence GTGATAAACCTAATCGGTACATATGAGTGTAAATCAGATGCTAAGGGAAGATTGATGTTTTCATCAGCCTTTAAAAAGCAACTGGATTCTGTGTTACAAGATGGTTTTGTGGTGAAAAGAGCTGTTTTTCAACCGTGTTTAGAGTTGTATCCAATGAAAGAGTGGAATTTGATGATGGAAAAAATCAACAAACTTAACAGGTTTAATAAAAAGAATAATGATTTTATTAGAAGATTTACAGCAGGAGTAAAGATGGTAGAATTAGACGCTAGTGGTAGAATTTTAATACCGAAAGACTTGTTTGAGTTTGCGGGTATTAAAAAACAAGTAGTAATGTCTTCTTCAGTGAATATCATTGAAATTTGGGATAAAGAGAAGTATGAAAAAGCCATTGATGATGCGGCAGATGATTTTGCTGATTTGGCTGAAGAGGTAATGGGAAATACAGAATTAGATGAATTATCATAA
- the yihA gene encoding ribosome biogenesis GTP-binding protein YihA/YsxC, with protein sequence MKIRSADFVMSNSNVTNAPKERMPEYAFIGRSNVGKSSLINMLMERKDLAKISGKPGKTQLINHFKINEEWFLVDLPGYGYAKVSKKKRTIFQFFIENYFKEREQLVCTFVLIDSRHDPQKIDLEFMKFLGENQIPFCIAFTKADKLGSSKINKQITSYKKKLLNTWETLPMSFITSSSTGLGREEFLNFIDGVNKDVAKDFK encoded by the coding sequence ATGAAAATTAGATCTGCAGATTTTGTAATGAGTAATAGTAATGTTACGAATGCTCCAAAAGAAAGAATGCCAGAATATGCATTTATAGGACGTTCTAATGTTGGTAAATCTTCATTAATTAACATGTTAATGGAACGTAAAGATTTAGCAAAAATTTCTGGAAAACCTGGAAAAACACAACTTATTAATCATTTTAAAATTAATGAAGAGTGGTTTTTAGTAGATTTACCTGGTTACGGTTATGCTAAAGTTTCAAAAAAGAAAAGAACTATTTTTCAGTTTTTTATAGAAAACTACTTCAAAGAAAGAGAACAACTAGTATGTACTTTTGTTTTAATTGATTCTAGACACGATCCTCAAAAAATTGATTTAGAGTTCATGAAATTTTTAGGCGAAAACCAAATTCCGTTTTGTATTGCTTTTACCAAAGCAGACAAATTAGGAAGCTCTAAAATAAACAAGCAAATTACTTCTTATAAAAAGAAATTATTAAACACTTGGGAAACGCTTCCAATGTCTTTTATTACTTCTTCTTCTACCGGACTTGGTAGAGAAGAGTTTTTAAATTTTATTGATGGAGTGAATAAAGATGTTGCTAAAGATTTTAAATAA
- the rsmH gene encoding 16S rRNA (cytosine(1402)-N(4))-methyltransferase RsmH, protein MNYHNPVLLQESVDALAIKEDGVYVDVTFGGGGHSREILKRLGANGKLFGFDQDPDALGNVIDDERFVLIPENFRYISRFLRFNGVRKVDGVLADLGVSSHQFDEAERGFSTRFDGDLDMRMNQKSRTSAKEIVNSYSEEKLAEILFLYGELRNSRNIAKTIVEKRQEEKIDTSFQLRKVLQKYLPKAKEHKIIAQIFQAIRIEVNEELDVLKEFLEQMPNLLKEDGRLSVISYHSLEDRLVKRFIRTGLFKGELEKDVFGRSNEPMQKVGKLIVPTAQEIKLNNRARSAKLRIAALRK, encoded by the coding sequence ATGAATTATCATAATCCAGTTTTATTGCAAGAAAGTGTAGATGCGTTAGCTATTAAAGAAGACGGTGTTTATGTAGATGTTACGTTTGGTGGCGGAGGACATTCAAGAGAAATTTTGAAAAGATTGGGTGCTAACGGGAAATTGTTTGGTTTTGATCAAGATCCAGATGCTTTAGGAAATGTAATTGATGATGAACGTTTTGTTTTAATACCTGAGAATTTTAGATATATATCAAGATTTTTAAGGTTTAATGGTGTTCGAAAAGTAGATGGTGTTTTGGCCGATTTAGGTGTTTCTTCTCATCAATTTGATGAAGCGGAAAGAGGTTTTTCTACTCGTTTTGATGGTGATTTAGATATGAGAATGAATCAGAAATCTAGAACATCAGCTAAAGAGATTGTCAATTCATATTCCGAAGAAAAATTAGCGGAAATATTGTTTTTATATGGAGAGTTGAGAAATTCTAGAAATATAGCAAAAACAATTGTAGAGAAAAGACAAGAAGAGAAAATAGATACAAGTTTTCAGTTAAGAAAAGTATTACAAAAGTATTTGCCAAAAGCAAAAGAACATAAAATAATTGCACAAATATTTCAGGCAATTCGAATAGAAGTAAATGAGGAATTAGATGTTTTAAAAGAGTTTTTAGAGCAGATGCCTAATTTGTTGAAAGAAGATGGCCGATTAAGTGTAATTTCTTACCATTCTTTAGAAGATCGACTAGTGAAAAGATTTATAAGAACAGGTTTGTTTAAAGGAGAATTAGAGAAAGATGTTTTTGGTAGAAGTAATGAGCCAATGCAAAAAGTAGGGAAGTTGATTGTGCCTACGGCGCAAGAAATTAAACTAAATAATAGAGCTCGTAGTGCTAAGTTAAGGATAGCAGCTTTAAGAAAGTAA
- a CDS encoding RluA family pseudouridine synthase, with protein sequence MHSTKENLQILFEDNHIIIVNKRAGDITQGDKTGDKPLSDVVKEYIKDKYDKPGNVYLGVVHRLDRPTSGIIIFAKTSKSLERLNKMLREKTINKTYWAVVKNHPKKEKDTLINFLKKNPKNNKSTAYPKEIDGSKKAILHYAVIKKLDNYSLIEVDLETGRHHQIRSQLSNIGCPIKGDLKYGFDRSNKDGSIHLHARRIQFIHPVTKEQITVTAPTPKEVIWNACL encoded by the coding sequence ATGCATTCTACTAAAGAAAATTTACAAATTTTATTTGAAGACAACCACATTATCATTGTAAATAAACGCGCAGGCGATATTACACAAGGTGATAAAACAGGTGATAAACCTTTAAGTGATGTTGTAAAAGAATACATTAAGGACAAGTACGACAAACCTGGAAACGTATATTTGGGTGTTGTGCATAGATTAGACAGACCCACTTCTGGTATTATTATTTTTGCGAAAACGTCTAAATCTCTAGAACGTCTTAATAAGATGCTACGAGAAAAAACAATTAATAAAACCTATTGGGCAGTTGTAAAAAACCATCCGAAGAAAGAAAAAGACACCTTAATTAATTTCTTAAAAAAGAACCCGAAGAATAATAAATCTACGGCATACCCTAAAGAAATTGATGGTAGCAAAAAAGCGATTCTTCATTATGCCGTTATTAAAAAACTAGATAATTACTCCTTAATAGAGGTAGATTTAGAAACCGGAAGACACCACCAAATTAGATCGCAATTATCTAATATTGGCTGTCCTATAAAAGGAGATTTAAAATACGGATTTGACAGAAGCAACAAAGATGGAAGTATTCATTTGCATGCTCGTAGAATTCAATTTATACATCCAGTCACAAAAGAACAAATTACCGTTACAGCACCGACTCCGAAAGAAGTTATTTGGAACGCCTGTTTGTAA
- the galE gene encoding UDP-glucose 4-epimerase GalE yields MKRILVTGGLGFIGSHTVVELQNEGFEVVIIDDLSNTSIGVLDNITSITGIKPDFHQIDLRIKSDVKSFFENNKVDGIIHFAAFKAVGESMHKPLDYYENNLGSLVYLLQEMRDRKLDNFIFSSSCTVYGQADELPITENAPVKAAESTYGNTKQIGEEILSDASRAHGLNIIALRYFNPIGAHPSIKIGELPLGVPQNLIPYITQTAAGMRDELSVFGDDYDTVDGTAVRDYIHVVDLAKAHIAALQRLIKKNNKKAFEYFNVGTGTGSSVLEVIKAFEKASGKPLNYKIVPRREGDITAAFADTTIANKELNWKTEKTLEEALASSWKWQLAQK; encoded by the coding sequence ATGAAAAGAATATTAGTTACAGGAGGATTAGGATTTATTGGTTCTCACACCGTTGTAGAATTACAAAACGAAGGTTTTGAAGTAGTAATTATCGATGATTTATCGAACACATCTATCGGTGTACTAGATAACATTACATCTATAACAGGTATTAAGCCAGATTTTCATCAAATCGATTTAAGAATTAAAAGTGATGTAAAAAGCTTTTTCGAAAACAACAAAGTAGACGGTATTATTCACTTTGCTGCTTTTAAAGCGGTTGGAGAAAGCATGCACAAACCTTTAGATTACTACGAAAACAACTTAGGTTCTTTAGTATATTTATTACAAGAAATGAGAGACAGAAAGTTAGATAACTTTATTTTCTCTTCTTCTTGTACCGTTTACGGACAAGCAGATGAATTGCCTATTACAGAAAATGCACCTGTAAAAGCAGCAGAATCTACTTACGGGAACACCAAACAAATTGGCGAAGAAATTTTAAGTGATGCGAGTAGAGCACATGGTTTAAATATTATCGCATTAAGATATTTTAATCCAATTGGAGCACATCCATCTATTAAGATTGGAGAATTACCTCTAGGAGTTCCTCAAAACTTAATACCTTATATTACACAAACTGCTGCAGGTATGCGTGATGAATTATCTGTTTTTGGTGATGATTATGATACCGTAGACGGAACAGCTGTTCGTGATTATATTCACGTAGTAGATTTAGCAAAAGCACACATTGCTGCTTTACAACGTTTGATTAAAAAGAACAATAAAAAGGCTTTTGAGTACTTTAACGTGGGTACAGGAACCGGTAGTTCTGTTTTAGAAGTAATTAAAGCTTTTGAAAAAGCTTCTGGAAAACCTTTAAATTATAAAATTGTTCCTAGAAGAGAAGGTGATATTACTGCTGCTTTTGCAGACACCACGATTGCGAATAAAGAATTGAACTGGAAAACAGAAAAAACGCTAGAAGAAGCATTAGCGTCTTCTTGGAAATGGCAATTAGCTCAAAAATAA
- a CDS encoding alpha/beta fold hydrolase: MTDKLTEEGKFTYAEAGEGPVIIILHGLMGALSNFDSTFDHFSNNGYKVLIPELPLYSLPLIKTNVKNLAKFLKEFLEHKKVEHAILLGNSLGGHIALYFTKHYPQKVSALVLTGSSGMYEKAMGDSFPKRGNYEYIEQKAREVFYDPAIATKELVDDVYSTVNDRMKALKTLSIAKSAIRHNMAKDLPDMKHPTCLIWGKQDGVTPPEAAEDFHKLLSNSELFWIDKCGHAAMMEKPEEFNNILHAWLTSKNI; encoded by the coding sequence ATGACTGATAAGTTAACAGAGGAAGGGAAATTTACATATGCAGAAGCTGGAGAAGGACCTGTAATCATTATTTTACACGGATTAATGGGTGCTTTGAGTAATTTCGACTCAACATTTGATCATTTTTCCAATAACGGATATAAGGTTTTAATACCTGAATTACCATTATACTCATTACCCCTTATAAAAACAAATGTTAAAAACTTAGCAAAGTTTTTAAAGGAGTTTTTAGAACATAAAAAAGTAGAACACGCCATTCTTTTAGGGAACTCTCTAGGAGGGCACATTGCATTATATTTTACAAAACATTACCCACAAAAAGTAAGTGCACTTGTACTTACCGGTAGTTCTGGTATGTATGAAAAAGCGATGGGAGATAGTTTTCCTAAAAGAGGAAACTACGAATATATAGAGCAAAAAGCTAGAGAAGTTTTTTACGACCCAGCTATTGCAACTAAAGAATTAGTAGACGATGTTTACAGTACTGTTAATGACAGAATGAAAGCTTTAAAAACTTTATCTATTGCCAAAAGTGCCATAAGACATAATATGGCTAAAGATTTACCCGATATGAAACATCCAACATGTTTAATTTGGGGAAAACAAGACGGTGTAACACCACCTGAGGCAGCAGAAGACTTTCATAAACTTTTATCGAACTCAGAATTATTCTGGATAGATAAATGTGGACATGCAGCAATGATGGAGAAACCAGAAGAATTTAACAACATTCTTCACGCTTGGCTTACTTCTAAAAACATATAA
- a CDS encoding penicillin acylase family protein: MKFLGRFFKILLILVVLLVVSVWVYSKTYHPKYSGELELKNISEEVTVYFDDIGVPHINAQNEEDAYVALGYVHAQERLWQMELMRRIASGRLSEIFGKDLVSVDQFFGGLGIEEAAEVTIAGLDKTTQSYILTQSYLDGINQYIEEGKTPLEFTLVGVEKEKYTMKDIYNVFGYMSFSFAAAHKTDPLLTEIKEKLGDSYLNELLSTNNEYLTINRTSIPTKVEATFSKSVAAIMDDLPVSPFIGSNAWILGPEKTKNGKVIFENDPHIGFSQPSVWYQNHIKTPDFEIYGFNIALMPFPLLGHNREYAYGLTMLANDDLNFYVEENNPADAAEYKTKEGYKKYEFRDKTIRIKNEEDTTFLVKVSKHGPIMNNLITHIIDDRPIAMNWVYTQLPNEMLDVSYKMSHANSMKDFKSGVARIHAPGLNVMYGDAKDNIAWFSSARLYQLRDSLSSKTYLNGASGNDEILEFLPFEENPQAINPSWNYVYSANNQVDSVRGELYPGYYQPQDRAKRIVELLDKKNDFTKEDIASMTYDVKSSTVTNIIRDLLKSVDKSDLSASERKGFSVLENWDGNYLKTAVGPTIYNRFLYEFLSATYKDELGDSFELFINSQLQDEVLPNQLNREHSVWWDNIATKDKVETKSDIIQASYKSAFSFLQNQLGENVENWTWNRVISVEYEHAIGKAGGLLRKLFNLGPYETIGGNEVINNQIFKLDSTGYYKVAAGPSTRRIIDFSDVENSLAIIPTGQSGNVFSRYYKNQTKKYLEGKFVKMKLNQAEIEQSKNVLIFKPME; this comes from the coding sequence ATGAAGTTTTTAGGACGTTTTTTTAAAATTCTGTTAATTCTTGTAGTCTTGCTGGTGGTTTCTGTTTGGGTGTACTCTAAAACATATCATCCAAAATACTCTGGGGAGTTAGAATTGAAAAATATTTCTGAAGAAGTAACGGTTTATTTTGATGATATTGGTGTGCCGCATATCAATGCTCAAAATGAAGAGGATGCTTATGTTGCTTTAGGGTATGTGCATGCGCAAGAAAGATTGTGGCAAATGGAATTAATGCGAAGAATTGCGTCCGGAAGATTGTCTGAGATTTTTGGAAAAGACTTGGTAAGTGTAGATCAGTTTTTTGGAGGGTTAGGAATTGAAGAAGCTGCAGAGGTAACAATTGCTGGTCTAGATAAAACGACTCAATCTTATATTTTAACCCAGTCTTATTTAGATGGAATAAATCAATATATAGAAGAAGGAAAAACACCCTTAGAATTTACGTTGGTAGGAGTGGAGAAAGAGAAGTATACAATGAAAGATATTTATAATGTTTTTGGTTATATGTCTTTTAGTTTTGCAGCTGCTCATAAAACGGATCCTTTATTAACTGAGATTAAAGAAAAACTTGGAGATTCTTATTTAAATGAATTATTGAGTACTAATAATGAGTATTTAACAATTAACAGAACAAGTATTCCAACTAAAGTTGAAGCTACATTTTCTAAATCAGTAGCTGCCATTATGGACGATTTACCTGTTTCTCCTTTTATTGGTAGTAATGCTTGGATTCTAGGTCCGGAAAAAACGAAGAACGGAAAAGTGATTTTTGAAAACGATCCGCATATTGGGTTTTCGCAACCTTCAGTTTGGTATCAAAACCATATAAAAACACCCGATTTTGAAATTTATGGATTCAATATTGCTTTAATGCCATTTCCTTTATTAGGACATAATAGAGAATATGCTTATGGTTTAACCATGTTGGCAAATGATGATCTAAACTTTTATGTAGAAGAAAATAATCCTGCGGATGCAGCAGAATATAAAACCAAAGAAGGTTATAAAAAATATGAATTTAGGGACAAAACCATTCGTATAAAGAATGAAGAGGATACTACTTTTCTGGTAAAAGTAAGTAAACACGGACCTATAATGAATAATTTAATAACACATATTATAGATGATAGACCTATTGCCATGAATTGGGTGTACACGCAACTGCCTAATGAAATGTTAGATGTTTCTTATAAAATGTCTCATGCAAACTCTATGAAAGATTTTAAAAGTGGAGTTGCTAGAATTCACGCACCAGGTTTAAATGTAATGTATGGTGATGCAAAAGATAATATTGCTTGGTTTTCTTCGGCAAGATTGTATCAACTAAGAGACAGTTTGTCTTCTAAAACTTATTTAAATGGAGCTTCTGGAAATGATGAGATTTTGGAGTTTTTACCTTTTGAAGAAAATCCGCAAGCTATAAACCCAAGTTGGAATTATGTGTATTCTGCCAATAATCAAGTAGATTCTGTAAGAGGAGAATTGTATCCTGGTTATTATCAGCCGCAGGATAGGGCTAAAAGAATTGTAGAATTATTAGATAAAAAGAATGATTTTACAAAAGAAGATATTGCTAGTATGACTTATGATGTGAAGTCTTCTACAGTGACTAATATTATTCGTGATTTGTTAAAAAGTGTAGATAAATCTGATTTGTCTGCATCGGAAAGAAAAGGATTTTCGGTACTTGAAAATTGGGATGGAAATTATTTAAAAACAGCTGTTGGCCCAACAATTTACAATCGTTTTTTATATGAGTTTTTAAGCGCGACTTATAAAGATGAATTGGGTGATAGTTTCGAGTTGTTTATCAATTCTCAATTGCAGGATGAAGTATTGCCAAATCAACTCAATAGAGAGCATTCTGTTTGGTGGGATAATATTGCTACGAAAGATAAGGTTGAAACGAAAAGTGATATTATACAAGCGTCTTATAAAAGTGCTTTTTCATTTTTACAAAATCAGTTAGGTGAAAATGTAGAAAATTGGACTTGGAACAGAGTGATCTCAGTAGAGTATGAGCATGCAATAGGTAAAGCAGGCGGATTGTTGCGAAAACTGTTTAACTTAGGTCCTTATGAAACTATTGGTGGGAATGAAGTGATAAATAATCAGATTTTTAAACTAGATAGTACGGGGTATTATAAAGTAGCTGCGGGACCATCTACAAGAAGGATTATCGATTTTTCTGATGTAGAAAATAGTTTAGCAATTATACCTACCGGGCAATCTGGTAATGTGTTTAGTAGGTATTACAAAAATCAAACTAAAAAATACTTAGAAGGGAAATTTGTAAAAATGAAACTAAATCAAGCTGAAATTGAACAAAGTAAAAATGTGTTGATTTTTAAGCCGATGGAGTAG